From Brevibacillus marinus, a single genomic window includes:
- a CDS encoding endonuclease Q family protein: MHIHIGRTWSGKPVKITASPKLTLTRILEESSERKGMDMIGVIDAHSPEVQAELESLLAQGAARPLAAGGIRYKKTTLLLGSEVEIKEAGHGAAHFLCYLPSLDEMRRFTRWLAERCTNVQLSSQRIAASVRELQQQVAQWGGVVVPAHIFTPHKGFYGSAADRLSELADPQLIYAVELGLSANSEMADRISELHDKTYLTNSDAHSLGKIGREYQQVQLAEPSFAEWVLALRRKLGRGVVANYGLHPRLGKYHQTKCQACRSPLPAQGDGRCPVCGFRAVVRGVEERVAQLADLPAGTHPPHRPPYVEQIPLEYVPGLGAKRIGKLYAAFGTEMNVLHRASEADLALVVGEEIARLIILARSGRLTIETGGAGVYGRVAPKW; encoded by the coding sequence ATGCATATCCACATCGGGCGGACGTGGAGCGGAAAGCCGGTCAAGATCACAGCCTCCCCAAAGCTCACCTTGACCCGCATTTTGGAAGAGTCGTCCGAGCGGAAAGGAATGGACATGATTGGCGTGATTGACGCCCATTCGCCGGAAGTGCAAGCGGAGCTGGAAAGCTTGCTCGCGCAGGGGGCGGCGCGGCCGCTGGCGGCCGGCGGCATTCGCTACAAAAAGACGACCCTGCTGTTGGGCAGCGAGGTGGAGATCAAGGAAGCGGGGCACGGGGCAGCTCATTTTTTGTGCTATCTCCCCTCCCTGGACGAGATGCGTCGGTTCACCCGCTGGCTGGCGGAGCGCTGCACAAACGTGCAGCTCAGTTCGCAGCGGATCGCGGCCAGCGTGCGGGAACTGCAGCAGCAGGTGGCGCAGTGGGGCGGGGTCGTCGTACCGGCGCACATTTTTACGCCGCACAAGGGTTTTTACGGCAGCGCTGCGGACCGGCTGAGCGAGCTGGCTGATCCGCAACTGATTTACGCGGTGGAGCTGGGCCTGAGTGCGAACAGCGAGATGGCGGACCGGATCAGCGAGCTGCACGACAAGACCTACCTGACCAACTCCGACGCGCACTCGCTGGGCAAAATCGGCCGCGAATACCAACAGGTGCAGCTGGCGGAGCCCTCCTTTGCGGAGTGGGTGCTGGCGCTCAGGCGCAAGCTGGGGCGGGGAGTGGTTGCCAACTACGGACTGCACCCGCGCCTGGGCAAATACCACCAGACGAAGTGCCAGGCCTGCCGCTCGCCGCTGCCGGCGCAAGGGGACGGACGCTGTCCCGTCTGCGGCTTCCGGGCCGTTGTGCGGGGGGTGGAGGAGCGGGTGGCGCAGCTGGCCGATCTCCCCGCGGGCACGCATCCGCCGCATCGCCCGCCGTATGTGGAGCAGATCCCGCTGGAATACGTTCCCGGCCTGGGCGCAAAGCGAATCGGCAAACTCTACGCGGCGTTTGGCACGGAGATGAACGTGCTGCACCGGGCGAGCGAAGCGGACCTGGCGCTCGTGGTCGGGGAAGAGATTGCCCGGCTGATCATCCTCGCGCGGAGCGGCCGGCTGACGATCGAGACGGGCGGCGCCGGGGTGTACGGGCGGGTCGCCCCAAAGTGGTGA
- a CDS encoding purine-nucleoside phosphorylase, whose amino-acid sequence MDTRLTQIREAAAYISRRAAITPRVGLILGSGLGVLADELEEAAAIPFAEIPHFPVSTVAGHAGKLVLGTLSGTAVIAMQGRIHYYEGYSMQTVTLPVYVMKALGIETLIVTNACGGMNRAFAPGDLMIITDHLNLTGDNPLIGPNLAEFGPRFPDMSRAYAPELVELAERQAQRLGITVHKGVYCGVSGPSYLTPAELTMLARLGGDAIGMSTVPEVIAARHCGLNVLGISCITDMAIGEELEPLTHEQVVAVAERTRPRFIALLKEIVREV is encoded by the coding sequence ATGGATACGCGACTGACGCAGATTCGCGAAGCGGCCGCATACATCTCCCGCCGAGCAGCGATCACACCGCGCGTCGGCCTGATCCTCGGATCGGGGCTGGGCGTACTGGCCGATGAGCTGGAGGAGGCAGCGGCGATTCCGTTTGCGGAGATTCCCCACTTCCCCGTCTCCACCGTGGCCGGCCATGCCGGCAAACTGGTGCTCGGCACGCTATCCGGCACAGCGGTGATCGCGATGCAGGGCCGAATTCACTATTACGAAGGATACAGCATGCAGACCGTCACACTTCCCGTCTATGTAATGAAAGCGCTGGGAATCGAGACGCTGATCGTCACCAATGCCTGCGGCGGCATGAACCGAGCCTTTGCGCCGGGGGATCTGATGATCATCACCGACCATCTCAACCTGACCGGCGACAACCCGCTGATCGGTCCCAATCTGGCGGAGTTCGGCCCCCGCTTCCCGGACATGTCCCGCGCTTACGCGCCCGAATTGGTCGAACTGGCCGAGCGCCAGGCGCAGCGGCTGGGGATCACCGTCCACAAAGGGGTCTACTGCGGGGTCAGCGGCCCCTCCTACCTGACCCCGGCAGAGCTGACGATGCTGGCCCGCCTGGGCGGCGACGCGATCGGCATGTCGACCGTCCCGGAAGTGATCGCCGCCCGTCACTGCGGGCTGAACGTGCTGGGGATCTCCTGCATCACCGATATGGCGATCGGCGAGGAATTGGAGCCGCTGACCCATGAACAGGTTGTCGCGGTGGCCGAGCGCACCCGCCCGCGGTTTATCGCCTTGCTGAAAGAGATCGTGAGAGAGGTGTAG
- the spoIIM gene encoding stage II sporulation protein M yields the protein MHNRFAETIQLYLVEHRTLYLFTTILLATGIVFGTLVVHALPAEQKQDLLSFLQYFMNNLGEGKFTETHQHFQQAFAQYLKTVAVMWVFGLSVIGLPIILLLLFFKGLLVGFTVGFLVNQLQWQGVTFSLAGVLPQNMLVVPALLIVGAAGISFSLRLIRTRLLARQGQILPHFFRYTCLTIAMLGVLTLAALFETFVSPHLMHYVLN from the coding sequence GTGCACAACCGCTTTGCAGAAACCATCCAGCTCTACCTAGTGGAACATCGGACGCTCTACCTGTTTACGACCATTCTGTTGGCGACGGGCATCGTCTTTGGGACGCTGGTCGTCCATGCCCTGCCGGCGGAGCAAAAACAGGATCTGCTTTCCTTTCTCCAGTACTTTATGAACAATCTGGGGGAGGGGAAATTTACGGAGACGCACCAGCATTTTCAGCAGGCGTTTGCGCAATACCTGAAAACGGTGGCCGTGATGTGGGTCTTCGGGCTTTCCGTGATTGGCCTGCCGATCATCTTGCTGCTGCTGTTTTTCAAGGGGCTGCTTGTCGGGTTTACCGTGGGCTTTCTGGTCAACCAGCTGCAGTGGCAGGGGGTGACGTTCTCGCTCGCCGGGGTGCTGCCGCAAAACATGCTGGTTGTTCCCGCCCTGTTGATCGTCGGCGCTGCGGGCATCTCGTTTTCCCTCCGCCTGATCCGCACCCGTCTGCTGGCGAGGCAAGGGCAAATCCTGCCGCACTTCTTCCGCTACACCTGCCTGACGATCGCGATGCTGGGCGTGCTCACGCTGGCCGCGCTGTTCGAGACGTTTGTCTCCCCTCACCTGATGCACTATGTGCTTAATTAA
- a CDS encoding Fur family transcriptional regulator — protein sequence MDLEEKLEKIKQQLHARNYKLTPQREATVRVLLEHEEDHLSAEDVYMLVKEKAPEIGLATVYRTLELLSELRIIHKMNFGDGVARYDLRDDNAERHHHHLICMNCGTVDEIFEDLLGGAEERVRDAYKFAILDHRLNFYGICHRCIDKVNIEDFK from the coding sequence ATGGATTTGGAAGAGAAATTAGAAAAAATCAAGCAGCAGCTGCATGCCCGCAACTATAAACTGACACCGCAGCGGGAGGCCACCGTACGCGTTTTGTTGGAACACGAAGAGGATCATCTAAGTGCGGAAGACGTCTACATGCTGGTGAAAGAAAAAGCCCCCGAGATCGGCCTGGCAACGGTTTACCGCACGTTGGAACTGTTGAGTGAACTGCGCATCATCCATAAAATGAACTTCGGCGACGGCGTGGCCCGCTACGATCTGCGCGACGACAACGCCGAGCGCCATCACCATCACCTGATCTGCATGAACTGCGGAACGGTTGATGAAATCTTTGAAGACTTGCTTGGCGGGGCAGAAGAGCGGGTGCGCGACGCATACAAGTTTGCCATCCTGGATCACCGCCTCAACTTCTACGGTATTTGCCACCGCTGCATCGACAAAGTGAACATTGAGGACTTCAAGTAA
- a CDS encoding purine-nucleoside phosphorylase: MQKIEQVKAFIESKIAAQPQIGLVLGSGLGVLADELNEAVRIPYQEIPHFPQVTVEGHKGQLVIGELRGKTVVAMQGRFHYYEGHSLDAVTFPIRVMKAIGVSQLIVTNAAGGINLDYRPGDLMLIRDHINFTFRNPLIGPNDERLGVRFPDMSEAYSKRLRALAKESAQALNIPLQEGVYVGLLGPSYETPAEIRMLRTLGGDAVGMSTVPEVIVARHAGLEVLGISCISNVAAGILDQPLSHEEVMETTERVKAKFLSLVQDIVGRM, translated from the coding sequence ATGCAGAAGATTGAACAGGTAAAAGCGTTTATTGAAAGCAAAATTGCGGCGCAGCCGCAAATCGGTCTCGTCCTCGGCTCGGGGTTGGGCGTGCTGGCCGATGAACTGAACGAGGCGGTGCGGATTCCCTACCAGGAGATCCCGCATTTTCCCCAGGTGACGGTGGAGGGGCACAAAGGGCAGCTGGTGATCGGGGAGCTGCGCGGCAAGACGGTCGTGGCGATGCAGGGGCGCTTCCACTATTACGAGGGGCACAGCCTGGACGCGGTCACGTTTCCGATCCGCGTGATGAAGGCGATCGGCGTCAGCCAGCTGATCGTGACCAATGCGGCCGGGGGAATCAACCTGGACTACCGGCCGGGCGATCTGATGCTGATCCGCGACCATATCAACTTTACTTTCCGCAATCCGCTGATCGGGCCGAACGACGAGCGGCTGGGGGTCCGCTTCCCGGACATGTCGGAAGCGTACTCCAAACGGCTGCGCGCGCTGGCCAAAGAATCGGCGCAAGCCCTGAACATCCCGCTGCAAGAAGGGGTCTACGTCGGGCTGCTGGGTCCCAGTTATGAGACCCCGGCGGAGATTCGCATGCTGCGAACACTGGGGGGCGATGCGGTAGGCATGTCGACCGTCCCGGAGGTGATCGTCGCCCGCCACGCCGGCCTGGAAGTGCTCGGGATTTCCTGCATCAGCAATGTCGCGGCGGGGATTCTCGACCAGCCGCTGTCGCACGAAGAGGTGATGGAGACGACGGAACGGGTGAAAGCGAAGTTCCTGTCGCTCGTCCAGGATATCGTCGGCAGAATGTAG
- a CDS encoding pyrimidine-nucleoside phosphorylase, with protein MNMVDLIAKKRDGGSYTREELAYIVRGYTNGGIPDYQMSAWAMAVYFQGMTPEETAQLTMEMARSGEQLDLSPIPGCKVDKHSTGGVGDKTTLVVAPLVAAAGLPVAKMSGRGLGFSGGTIDKLESFPGLQVERSREQFIQQVRDVGVAIISQTGNLTPADKKLYALRDVTATVEALPLIASSIMSKKIAAGADAIVLDVKVGRGAFMKTREQARALAEAMVQIGHSVGRRTVAVLSDMNQPLGYAVGNALEVKEAIAVLAGQGPRDVEELALTLGAQMLLLAEKETDEDAARERLRSLLKNGEALAKLAALVQAQGGDPAFVHEPDRLPRAAITLQVHAPRAGFLAEIDAEKIGQAAVLLGAGRKIKDAPVDLAVGIVLQRKTGEAVEKGDVLAEIHANEAEKAEQALALVTSALRIADHAPAAQPLVLDVVSVAKGEHDCDAAPACG; from the coding sequence ATGAACATGGTGGACCTGATCGCCAAGAAGCGTGACGGCGGGAGCTACACGCGCGAAGAGCTTGCCTATATCGTGCGCGGCTATACGAACGGCGGGATTCCCGACTACCAGATGTCCGCTTGGGCGATGGCCGTCTACTTTCAGGGCATGACGCCCGAGGAGACGGCGCAGCTGACGATGGAAATGGCCCGCTCCGGCGAACAGCTTGACCTGTCGCCGATACCCGGCTGCAAAGTGGACAAACACAGCACGGGCGGCGTCGGGGATAAGACGACGCTGGTGGTGGCGCCGCTGGTCGCGGCAGCAGGCCTGCCCGTGGCGAAGATGTCCGGGCGCGGCCTCGGCTTTTCCGGCGGGACGATCGACAAGCTGGAATCGTTTCCCGGCCTGCAGGTGGAACGCAGCCGGGAACAGTTCATCCAGCAGGTGCGCGACGTTGGCGTGGCGATCATCAGTCAAACCGGCAACCTCACTCCCGCCGACAAAAAGCTGTACGCGCTGCGCGACGTGACGGCGACGGTGGAAGCGCTGCCGCTGATCGCCAGTTCAATCATGTCCAAAAAAATTGCCGCCGGCGCCGATGCGATCGTGCTCGACGTGAAGGTCGGACGGGGAGCGTTCATGAAAACGCGGGAGCAGGCGAGAGCACTGGCGGAGGCGATGGTGCAGATCGGGCACAGTGTGGGAAGGCGGACGGTGGCGGTGCTGAGCGATATGAATCAGCCGCTTGGCTACGCGGTCGGCAACGCGCTGGAAGTGAAGGAGGCGATTGCCGTGCTCGCCGGCCAGGGGCCGCGCGATGTGGAAGAACTGGCGCTGACCCTTGGCGCGCAGATGCTGCTGCTGGCCGAAAAGGAAACGGACGAGGACGCTGCGCGGGAGCGTTTGCGCAGCCTGCTCAAGAACGGCGAAGCGCTGGCCAAGCTGGCCGCGCTGGTGCAGGCCCAGGGCGGCGACCCGGCATTCGTGCATGAGCCGGACCGTCTGCCCCGGGCAGCAATCACACTGCAGGTACACGCTCCCCGTGCCGGTTTTCTCGCGGAGATCGATGCCGAGAAAATCGGGCAGGCGGCCGTCTTGTTGGGGGCTGGCCGAAAAATCAAAGACGCTCCGGTTGATCTCGCGGTCGGCATTGTCTTGCAGCGGAAAACGGGCGAGGCCGTGGAGAAAGGCGATGTCCTCGCCGAGATTCACGCCAACGAAGCAGAGAAAGCGGAACAAGCGCTGGCCCTAGTGACTTCCGCGCTGCGCATTGCCGATCACGCGCCCGCGGCGCAGCCGCTGGTCCTGGACGTGGTGAGTGTTGCGAAAGGCGAGCATGACTGCGATGCAGCACCAGCTTGCGGCTAA
- the deoB gene encoding phosphopentomutase: MPRFRRVFLIVMDSVGIGALPDAAAYGDEGAHTLGHIAEHVESFALPELAALGLGNIEPLCRVPPAAAPKAHWGKMREISAGKDTTTGHWELMGLYVDKPFRTYPHGFPGELIRLIEERTGRKVLGNKVASGTAIIEELGEQHMRTGDLIVYTSADSVLQIAAHEEVVPLAELYRICEIARELTLRDEFAVARVIARPFRGTPGSFIRTPNRRDYSVKPFAPTVMNRLVEANWASLAIGKIADIYANEGITREIRTKDNMDGVDQLLKTMAEPFAGLSFVNLVDFDAKYGHRRDPQGYGRALMEFDARIPELLAALGEEDLLIITADHGNDPVHHGTDHTREYVPLLVYHRNIRQATNLGVRGTFADVGATIADNFGVTLPEIGSSFLAKI, from the coding sequence ATGCCGCGTTTTCGCCGTGTTTTTCTGATCGTCATGGACAGTGTGGGAATCGGCGCACTGCCCGATGCCGCCGCTTACGGTGATGAAGGGGCGCACACGCTCGGCCACATCGCGGAGCATGTGGAATCGTTTGCCCTGCCCGAGCTGGCCGCCTTGGGCCTCGGCAATATCGAACCGCTGTGCCGGGTGCCGCCGGCAGCAGCGCCCAAGGCGCACTGGGGCAAGATGCGGGAGATCTCTGCCGGGAAGGACACGACGACGGGTCATTGGGAATTGATGGGTCTTTATGTGGACAAGCCGTTTCGCACCTATCCGCACGGCTTTCCCGGGGAATTGATCCGGCTGATCGAGGAGCGGACCGGCCGCAAGGTGTTGGGGAATAAAGTGGCCTCCGGCACGGCGATCATCGAGGAGTTGGGCGAGCAGCACATGCGCACCGGCGACCTGATCGTCTACACCTCTGCGGACAGCGTGCTGCAGATTGCCGCACACGAGGAGGTGGTTCCGCTTGCCGAGCTGTACCGGATTTGCGAAATCGCCCGTGAACTGACGCTGCGAGACGAGTTTGCCGTGGCCCGGGTGATCGCCCGGCCGTTTCGCGGCACGCCCGGTTCCTTCATCCGTACGCCCAACCGGCGCGACTATTCGGTCAAGCCGTTTGCGCCAACGGTGATGAATCGGCTCGTCGAGGCGAACTGGGCTTCGCTGGCGATCGGAAAGATCGCCGATATTTACGCAAATGAGGGCATTACCCGCGAGATTCGGACCAAGGACAACATGGACGGGGTGGATCAGCTGCTCAAGACGATGGCCGAGCCGTTTGCCGGACTCAGTTTTGTCAATCTGGTCGACTTTGACGCCAAGTACGGCCACCGGCGCGATCCGCAAGGGTACGGCCGGGCGCTGATGGAGTTTGACGCGCGCATCCCGGAACTGCTGGCGGCCCTGGGCGAGGAAGATCTGCTGATCATCACCGCCGACCACGGCAACGATCCCGTCCATCACGGGACCGATCACACCCGGGAGTACGTGCCGCTGTTGGTTTATCACCGCAACATCCGGCAGGCCACAAACCTTGGCGTGCGGGGAACCTTCGCCGATGTCGGCGCGACGATTGCCGACAACTTCGGCGTGACGCTGCCGGAGATTGGCAGCAGCTTTTTGGCAAAAATTTGA
- a CDS encoding NUDIX domain-containing protein, with product MQERDHLYERTIRSEQIYDGKIIKVKVDEVLLPNGKTGKREIVHHQGAVAVLPLTDEGKLVVVRQFRKPLERTIVELPAGKLEPGEDPLACAKRELAEETGYQAEQFTHLSSFYTSPGFADELLHLYVATGLRPGAVRPDEDEFVEVLALSLPEAKALHERGEICDAKTVLALFAWENRVLKERG from the coding sequence ATGCAGGAGCGGGACCACTTGTACGAGCGGACGATTCGCAGCGAACAGATCTACGACGGAAAGATCATCAAAGTAAAGGTGGACGAGGTGCTGCTGCCTAACGGGAAGACCGGCAAGCGGGAAATCGTGCACCATCAGGGGGCGGTAGCGGTACTGCCGCTGACCGATGAGGGCAAGCTGGTCGTGGTGCGCCAGTTCCGCAAACCGCTGGAGCGGACGATTGTCGAGCTGCCGGCCGGCAAACTGGAACCGGGGGAAGATCCGCTCGCCTGTGCCAAGCGCGAACTGGCTGAGGAAACAGGCTATCAGGCAGAACAGTTTACCCATTTGAGCTCGTTTTATACGTCGCCGGGCTTTGCCGACGAGCTTTTGCACCTGTACGTGGCCACTGGCCTCCGCCCGGGAGCGGTTCGCCCGGACGAAGACGAGTTTGTCGAGGTGCTTGCGCTCAGCTTGCCGGAAGCGAAAGCGCTGCACGAGCGGGGGGAGATCTGTGACGCCAAGACGGTGCTGGCCTTGTTCGCCTGGGAGAATCGGGTGCTGAAGGAACGTGGCTGA
- a CDS encoding DUF4227 family protein: MGDTFRRTMEIVRFILVFLACSLLGYGIVTFLSEHFLPANPYREPHGNAVKVVRLLKESDAAEFDWYLERLQLFYLVGE, encoded by the coding sequence ATGGGGGATACCTTTCGCCGCACGATGGAGATCGTTCGTTTCATCCTCGTTTTTCTGGCATGTTCGCTGTTGGGCTACGGCATCGTCACGTTTTTGTCCGAACACTTCTTGCCGGCAAACCCGTATCGCGAACCGCACGGCAATGCGGTGAAGGTCGTCCGCTTGCTGAAGGAGAGCGATGCAGCGGAATTCGATTGGTACCTGGAACGGCTGCAGCTGTTTTACCTGGTCGGCGAATAG
- the xerD gene encoding site-specific tyrosine recombinase XerD — MDLLIDQFIHYLAVEKGLAANTLESYQRDLLMYTAYLREQGVVHIAETNRAHIVGYLLMLKEKGRATATLSRNLASIRAFYQFLVRDKYLDKDPSVHLETPKIEKRLPKVLTIAEVERLLEGPSLHEPAGVRDRAMLELLYATGIRVSELVNLNLGDVNLEMGFLKCMGKGAKERIIPLGKIAIEIVRRYIETARPRLLKGKSEHALFLNHLGKRISRQGFWKIIKKYAQMANIRTEITPHTLRHSFATHLLENGADLRAVQEMLGHADISTTQIYTHVTRTRIKDVYAKTHPRA, encoded by the coding sequence ATGGACTTGCTGATCGATCAGTTTATCCACTACCTGGCAGTCGAAAAAGGATTGGCTGCCAACACGCTTGAATCGTACCAGCGCGATTTGCTGATGTATACGGCATATCTGCGGGAACAGGGCGTTGTCCACATCGCAGAGACCAATCGGGCCCATATCGTCGGCTATCTGCTGATGCTCAAGGAAAAGGGGCGGGCGACCGCCACCTTGTCGCGCAACCTCGCTTCGATTCGCGCCTTTTATCAGTTTCTGGTGCGCGACAAGTACCTGGACAAAGACCCTTCCGTTCATCTGGAGACCCCCAAGATTGAGAAGCGGCTGCCCAAGGTGCTGACCATCGCGGAAGTGGAGCGGCTGTTGGAAGGGCCATCGCTCCATGAACCCGCCGGCGTGCGGGACAGGGCGATGCTGGAGCTGCTCTACGCGACGGGCATTCGCGTGTCGGAACTGGTCAATCTGAACCTGGGCGATGTCAATCTCGAGATGGGCTTTCTCAAGTGCATGGGAAAAGGCGCAAAAGAGCGGATCATTCCGCTTGGCAAAATCGCGATTGAGATCGTCCGGCGGTACATCGAAACAGCGCGTCCCCGTCTGCTCAAGGGAAAAAGCGAGCATGCCCTGTTTCTCAACCATCTGGGAAAACGGATCAGCCGGCAGGGCTTCTGGAAAATCATCAAAAAGTATGCGCAGATGGCGAACATCCGGACGGAAATCACCCCCCACACGCTGCGCCATTCGTTTGCCACCCACCTCCTGGAGAACGGCGCCGATTTGCGTGCGGTACAGGAAATGCTCGGTCATGCCGATATCTCCACCACCCAAATCTACACACACGTGACACGTACGCGGATCAAAGACGTCTACGCCAAAACGCATCCGCGCGCATAA
- the ald gene encoding alanine dehydrogenase — translation MLIGVPKEIKDNENRVALTPAGVVAYRQAGHEVLVETRAGVGSGFSDEEYRRAGAQIVADAAEVWGRAEMICKVKEPLPSEYAYFRSGQILFTYLHLAAAPDLTRALMEKKVVAIAYETVQAENGSLPLLTPMSEVAGRMAVQAGAQFLQKPYGGKGVLLGGVPGVLPGKVVIIGGGVVGTNAAKMALGLGAEVTLLDVDAGRMRQLDDLFQGRIRTLMSNPQHIAEMVKEADLLIGAVLVTGARAPRLVSEAMVKTMAPGSVIVDVAVDQGGSIETIDRATTHSDPVYLKHDVVHYAVANMPGAVPRTSTVALSNVTVPYGLQLANKGYERAVRENRELARGVNVIDGRVVHEAVAASLNLPYTPLDELFSGAPV, via the coding sequence ATGCTGATAGGCGTCCCCAAAGAAATCAAGGACAATGAAAACAGGGTGGCACTCACGCCCGCCGGTGTCGTTGCCTATCGACAGGCCGGACATGAGGTGTTGGTCGAGACCCGTGCTGGTGTGGGAAGCGGTTTTTCCGACGAGGAATACCGGCGGGCGGGCGCGCAGATCGTGGCCGACGCGGCAGAAGTATGGGGGCGGGCGGAGATGATCTGCAAGGTGAAGGAGCCTTTGCCCAGCGAGTATGCGTATTTTCGTTCCGGACAGATCCTGTTTACCTACCTCCACCTGGCTGCAGCACCGGACCTGACGCGAGCGCTGATGGAGAAAAAGGTGGTGGCCATCGCCTACGAAACCGTGCAGGCGGAGAACGGTTCCCTGCCGCTCTTGACCCCGATGAGCGAAGTGGCCGGACGAATGGCGGTGCAGGCAGGCGCCCAGTTTTTGCAGAAGCCGTACGGCGGCAAAGGCGTTTTACTGGGCGGGGTGCCCGGAGTGCTGCCAGGCAAAGTGGTGATTATCGGCGGAGGCGTCGTCGGCACCAATGCCGCCAAAATGGCGCTCGGACTGGGCGCAGAAGTCACGCTGCTGGATGTTGACGCCGGGCGGATGCGCCAGTTGGACGACCTGTTCCAGGGGCGAATCCGCACGCTGATGTCCAATCCGCAGCACATCGCGGAGATGGTCAAGGAGGCTGACCTGCTGATCGGCGCTGTGCTCGTTACCGGTGCCCGCGCGCCGCGGCTGGTGAGCGAAGCGATGGTGAAGACGATGGCACCCGGGTCGGTGATTGTCGATGTCGCGGTTGACCAGGGCGGCTCGATCGAGACGATCGACCGCGCCACGACCCACAGTGATCCGGTCTACCTGAAGCACGACGTGGTCCACTACGCCGTTGCCAACATGCCGGGGGCGGTGCCGCGAACCTCTACCGTTGCGCTGAGCAATGTCACCGTACCGTACGGGCTGCAGTTGGCGAACAAAGGGTACGAACGGGCGGTTCGCGAAAACAGGGAGCTGGCGCGCGGGGTCAATGTCATCGACGGGCGGGTCGTCCACGAGGCGGTGGCCGCTTCGCTGAACCTGCCCTACACACCGCTGGACGAGCTCTTCTCCGGCGCGCCGGTTTGA
- a CDS encoding DUF3866 family protein yields the protein MLKVAMGTVLRVVEEGENLQLLDVCCADGREALPPERAVFFTSGRDRCQVGDKVLLNVTAVRLGLGTGGSHFVIGKCGSPLADYHPTRWGHIVKMRYSPWQLAVDAVEEQNSPWHALFRDASRHLQRTPVLIGELHSMLPFLVLALKRIRPGARLVYVMPDGAALPIALSRHVRHLKRLGLLEATVTTGHAWGGDLEAVNLYTGLLAARHVAQAQIILCLLGPGVVGTGTAYGFSGMQLAEAIHAVSLLGGIPIFLPRISFSDPRSRHYGISHHSLTLLQRFVLVPALVAVPRFGDARDQLISRQERQAKLYQSHLRLSAAAVSPQLIAELQRDYPETITTMGRDSALDPAPAQTAYLAAEAADFCRRWLEEREAAGAGNGGRQQAGECQRPAGGSQRQAASASPPDRDELATLARSWACWRDGAT from the coding sequence ATGCTGAAGGTTGCGATGGGCACGGTTTTGCGCGTGGTGGAGGAAGGGGAAAACCTGCAGCTCCTCGACGTGTGCTGTGCAGACGGGCGGGAAGCGCTGCCGCCGGAGCGGGCGGTCTTTTTCACAAGCGGGCGGGATCGCTGCCAGGTGGGCGACAAGGTGCTGCTCAACGTGACGGCGGTGCGGCTGGGGTTGGGGACAGGGGGCAGCCACTTTGTCATCGGCAAATGCGGCTCACCGCTTGCCGACTACCATCCCACCCGCTGGGGGCACATCGTCAAGATGCGCTATTCTCCCTGGCAGTTGGCGGTCGACGCGGTGGAAGAGCAGAACAGTCCGTGGCACGCCCTGTTCCGCGACGCGTCGCGCCATTTGCAGCGAACGCCGGTGCTGATCGGCGAACTGCACAGCATGCTGCCGTTTCTGGTGCTGGCGCTGAAACGCATCCGGCCGGGAGCGCGGCTCGTCTACGTCATGCCGGACGGGGCGGCACTGCCGATCGCATTGAGCCGGCATGTGCGGCATCTCAAGCGGCTGGGGCTGCTTGAGGCGACGGTGACGACCGGCCACGCCTGGGGCGGCGACCTGGAAGCGGTCAACCTGTACACCGGACTGCTGGCGGCCAGGCACGTGGCGCAGGCGCAGATCATCCTCTGCCTGCTCGGGCCGGGCGTGGTCGGCACCGGGACGGCGTACGGCTTTTCCGGCATGCAGTTGGCCGAAGCGATTCACGCCGTCTCCCTGTTGGGCGGCATCCCGATTTTTCTCCCGCGGATCAGCTTTTCCGACCCGCGCAGCCGCCATTACGGGATCAGCCACCACAGCCTGACCTTGCTGCAGCGCTTTGTGCTCGTGCCCGCGTTGGTCGCCGTTCCCCGCTTTGGCGATGCGCGCGATCAGCTGATCAGCCGGCAGGAGCGGCAGGCCAAGCTGTATCAAAGCCATCTCCGCCTGTCGGCGGCGGCCGTCTCCCCACAGCTGATCGCCGAACTGCAGCGGGATTATCCGGAAACGATCACGACGATGGGCAGGGACAGCGCGCTCGATCCGGCGCCGGCGCAAACCGCCTATTTGGCGGCAGAGGCGGCCGACTTTTGCCGCCGCTGGCTGGAGGAGCGGGAAGCGGCGGGAGCGGGGAATGGCGGGCGGCAGCAGGCAGGGGAGTGCCAGCGGCCGGCAGGTGGCAGCCAGCGGCAGGCGGCTAGCGCTTCACCGCCCGATCGAGACGAGCTAGCCACTCTTGCAAGGTCATGGGCTTGTTGGCGAGACGGCGCAACGTAG